tatattttacaTAACGAGTGAgccccattttttattatttcgtattTCCCATAGTCACGCTGAGGATGTCATCGACAAGCTGGCCAGCTTGGACCGGGAGTCGGCCGCCACGTCCACCTTGCCGTCGGACGTCGACAGCATCAAGCGGCTACGCACTAGAATAGAAGAGAGTCGCAAATCGGCGCTCGAGAGCCTCCGGCTGGCCCTACAAGATGGCGAAGTCCTACTGGAGAAACTGACGGCCCTGAAAAATCTGGGCACCCTAGACTCACGGCCCGGCCACATTTTGACGGCCGTCAACGCAGGTAATAATCAAATTCCAGCTGTCGTTTAaaggaattgaaatttttttgtattccgGCCGGAATAAATAGCTTTGAACCAAGTGCGGAGGTGGTTGGAAGCCCTTCATGATCGTCGGCGTCGATCAGAGACGGCCTTCCAGCAGAGACGGGCAGCTCTGGATCAATGGTCGGAGGTGTGTTCGCTGCGGCGCGATCTGGCGGCCACGGAGAAGCGGCTGGAAGCGCTGGGCCGGAACGGCAGCACGGCACTGGGCGACTCTTCGGCCACGGCCGAGcttgtttttaattgtttgtcttttttttttctttccgactTTGAGTcgcaagagcagcagcagcagctcattgGCTCTgccatcaaaagaagaagaagattccaatcgtcgtcttttcttttgaaagttaAACCCGTCGCCTCGTTAAGAAtaagaggggagagagagaaaaaagagccgaGTCTTGTGGCATGACAAGCACCTCGGAGAACGGGCGCGGATTCGAGGATCTGCGTGTCACGCcaaggttcttcttcttcttttttttgtcttgtagatttttatttttatttttatgcttttttaaaaaccccgtcacggagagaaggagaaaaaaaaggagcaataGACAACGCCTCCTACCATCGGAACCGGCTTTTTAATtccatttagttatttttctttttttgatttttcccggGAAAGAGAGAAGCCGATGGCTCTCATTAGGATGGAACAGCAAAACGAGATGATTATCGCCAAAAAACTTGTATGGTCAACTCCTGGGTTGGCTATACTCCCCCCACCAAAGAAAAGATcttagagaaagaaagaaagaaaaagaaaacgaacgaaCCGAAAAGTTCAAAGTTTGGCATCCGCGTGTAACGGAACTATAGCGATGGCACAATAAGCGATGGCCCGTATCGCACCGGGcgggccctttttttcttcttctttcctcttgtCTGAAAGAGACAGATTTTTTtgtggtctctctctcttattcttattttaaaaatattttttgactgATGCATTTCCAACTCTGGAGAATCCCCCAGAAACTTTTTATTAACTATATTTTTTAACCtagattcaattttttgtcgcAGTAATCAGTTGTAACATGGTCGACCGAAACCGTCTCATCACGGCATTGCAGCTGAAAAATCAAGATTCAGATTTTGGTAAATTCGCATGGGGACAGCAATTGAATGGAGAAGTTTTACATGCCCTCGAAACTCAAGGATTAGGAAATCtccaagtgcctttttctgtgGAGGTTAGTTATTGTATTTTGTATCATAATTATTACATCTCATGAATGTATGCAGTTGCACAGATAACGTACtaatctattttttatttttaataatgttatTCAAAGGATGTTGAAAAACTTAAGAGTATCTCTGAGCCTGCACCTCATGGCAAGGGACTGAATGTTGTTGTGGACTCGAATGTAAAAAATGCATGGCAAATTGATGGTTCTAAAATATCAGCAGTCCTACACCCGACAAACTTTATCCACACAACTCTTGCTGACATTTCTGTGCAAGCATTGTACCACCTGCAACTTGGCTGGCTTGTTGAGAATCTTGACAGTGACAATGTGGAAGTCTGCATTGACAAATTAATGCTGTATATGATTCAGGGGGGCACTACAAATGTCTTTGTGAATTAGGATTAGAGCAAGGTAATAAATAGACTCACACTAATTAAATATAGAATAACCAAATTTGATAAACAATTTCtgtaactttttttgtttttattcaggaatatgTGCTGCTGTAACGATTCTTCAACTTCCCGTTCAAAATGGATACCTTGGTGAGCGACTAAAGATCGATCATGGTTCAACtgccaaatattttgaatttgaaaaaggtaGTAACCACTGTCACTTTTTGACGGCTTTCCGTTCCAGTTGTGAACACGAATTAGAACCCATCACATCTGGATGGAGAGCGACTTTGGTGATATCAACTTTGTCTGGAAAAATGCGTTTTATGTTACAAAAATACCGCAGACGTTATCAACGCTCGTCATCCCAGACGTTCTTCAATTGTTAACTGAAATTCGAGCTTCGATCAACCCCTGGTTCACACATTTTAGTCAAGTTACGCAAAGGCCAAACTCTGACTGTCCGGAAATACCTACCGTTTCAGAGACTGGAACTGAAGTTAACCAGCCAATCAGTTGTAACACGGATGCGCTCAACTTGCAAGGTAGGAGGTATCTGCGGGTATCTGTTACTGTACACTGGCGATTATATCATATTTAATACTAATTTATTATTCTAGTTGAAGCAGTTTTGCAACCTTCGCCTATGGTTTTGACCCACGATGTCTCCCGCCAGTTACATTTCGACTTGAAAGTAGCCAATATTGATCGTTATCAGACGTTCCTGGAATATTCATCAAGTACTATAACAAAATTTGGATTATAAGTAATGTGGCTTTAgaccaaaattattatttttcccccaGGCACTGATGTTCGTGACTGCGTAGAAAATCCAATAAATACCAACAAGTTGCACCAGAAAGTATCAGTGGATATGCTCGCATTTCTATTAGAGAACGAGTATCCATTGACGGACCTCAGCTTTTTTGGTTTGAGAGGGCACGAtgcatgtttttctttcccggcTCTTGTTGAGCGGTAACTTGCTTGACGTTCACTTGGCCATCATGAGTCAGCCGGAGATGTCGACCGACTCATCAAGAGAAGAAACGTGTATCGGCGCAGTCCAGATGGAGCATTGGATCAGTTCTAGCAATACGTTATTGCCGTTTAAAAGAATTCTAGTCGACACTAACCAGATCGTAAGCGATTTCCAGCTGAAATCGAGATGTCACATCGCTaaccaagaagaaagaaatgaaaatggcgACCGTGATCCGCATTGTTATCAGAAGCAACCAGTTCTTGTGATATGGCCGAGACATTAGTCATTTCGCATCAAATGCCTCTATGCGTTTGACGACTTATTGGACCAAATGGAACGCCAGCTGCATACCGCGAGTCGCGAAAAGACGATAGAAACTCTACGtcgaattatttccttttgctGCGAGGATCCGCTGGCGGTATTTATGGATTCTACCTGCGCTCCAGGAGAGCGCACCTATCGTCTTTTGCATCTTTGCATCTTTCTTCGAGCCCGACAAGAAGGACTTCAGTTACTGGAACTTATGAGTACGGATTTCCGAAATGCAGAGCTATGCGGAGAATCCCAAAGCCTTTGTTACGAAGGGATTCGCAGCAATGGGGTGGCTCAATTAATAGCCGAATTTGAGTGTCGAGTCAGCGGTACGAGTAAACATTTTCATATTCTAATTCAAACAGCCTCTGATGATAATTTTCATGTTCTT
Above is a genomic segment from Daphnia pulicaria isolate SC F1-1A chromosome 8, SC_F0-13Bv2, whole genome shotgun sequence containing:
- the LOC124312403 gene encoding coiled-coil domain-containing protein 141-like, whose amino-acid sequence is MAEAGVPQASSAAQHSLQRQQQQRSSGSTLSSHPPATTTISTIAVQSGATRIVVALLQSKEWLELQVLEMSPDMTRMGDCFVTSSDLLMAHQDVLKKLQSKQSPVEELLKQADQLIASQRPRAEVYAAMAESLGQAWKDLNSFLEQRRVILEYNVAFHSHAEDVIDKLASLDRESAATSTLPSDVDSIKRLRTRIEESRKSALESLRLALQDGEVLLEKLTALKNLGTLDSRPGHILTAVNAALNQVRRWLEALHDRRRRSETAFQQRRAALDQWSEVCSLRRDLAATEKRLEALGRNGSTALGDSSATAELVFNCLSFFFLSDFESQEQQQQLIGSAIKRRRRFQSSSFLLKVKPVASLRIRGEREKKEPSLVA